One window from the genome of Salvelinus sp. IW2-2015 linkage group LG30, ASM291031v2, whole genome shotgun sequence encodes:
- the LOC111954804 gene encoding uncharacterized protein, with translation MSSMSDTSSSVIKVEKCEFHSSTISFLGYIIAAGNIQMDPEKVREVVDWPQPTSRVQLQCLLGFTNFYRRFIRGYSIRASTLSALTSPKVPFTSPAADQAFLDLKHQFTTAPILIHPDPSRQFVVEVDVGVGAVLSQHSA, from the coding sequence ATGTCATCCATGTCAGACACGTCCTCCAGCGTCATCAAAGTGGAAAAATGTGAATTCCAtagctccaccatctccttccttggGTACATCATAGCTGCAGGCAACATACAGATGGATCCTGAAAAGGTGAGagaggtggtggattggcctcaacccacctccagagtgcagctgcaatgcTTACTGGGGTTTACCAATTTCTACCGCCGGTTCATCCGGGGCTACAGCATCCGGGCTTCCACCCTGTCAGcgctcacctctcccaaggtcccATTTACATCTCCAGCTGCAGACCAGGCGTTCTTGGACCTCAAGCACCAATTCACTACCGCCCCCATCCTAATTCATCCGGATCCGTCCAggcagttcgtggtggaggtcgacgtcggagtgggggctgttctGTCCCAGCATTCGGCCTAA